The proteins below come from a single Balaenoptera acutorostrata chromosome 2, mBalAcu1.1, whole genome shotgun sequence genomic window:
- the TLE2 gene encoding transducin-like enhancer protein 2 isoform X1: MYPQGRHPTPLQSGQPFKFSILEICDRIKEEFQFLQAQYHSLKLECEKLASEKTEMQRHYVMYYEMSYGLNIEMHKQAEIVKRLSGICAQIIPFLTQEHQQQVLQAVERAKQVTVGELNSLIGQQQLQPLSHHAPPVPLTPRPAGLVGGSATGLLALSGALAAQAQLAAVAKEDRAGVEAEGSRVERAPSRSASPSPPESVAEEERPSGPGGNGKQRAEEKDLSGPYESDEDKSDYNLVVDEDQPSEPPSPATTPCGKAPICIPARRDLVDSPASLASSLGSPLPRAKELVLNDLPAGTPASKSCDSSPPQDASTPGPSSTSHLRQLAAKPAPSTDSIALRSPLTLSSPFTTSFSLGSHSALNGDLSVPSSYVSLHLSPQVSGSVMYGRSPMMAFESHPHLRGSSISSSLPTIPGGKPAYSFHVSADGQMQPVPFPSDALVGAGIPRHARQLHTLAHGEVVCAVTISGSTQHVYTGGKGCVKVWDVGQPGAKTPVAQLDCLNRDNYIRSCKLLPDGRSLIVGGEASTLSIWDLAAPTPRIKAELTSSAPACYALAVSPDAKVCFSCCSDGNIVVWDLQNQTMVRQFQGHTDGASCIDISDYGTRLWTGGLDNTVRCWDLREGRQLQQHDFSSQIFSLGHCPNQDWLAVGMESSNVEILHVRKPEKYQLHLHESCVLSLKFASCGRWFVSTGKDNLLNAWRTPYGASIFQSKESSSVLSCDISGNNKYIVTGSGDKKATVYEVVY, from the exons ATGTACCCCCAGGGAAGGCACCCG ACCCCGCTTCAGTCCGGCCAGCCCTTCAAGTTCTCAATCTTGGAGATCTGCGACCGCATCAAAGAAGAATTCCAGTTTCTTCAGGCTCAGTACCACAG CCTCAAGCTGGAGTGTGAGAAGTTGGCCAGTGAGAAGACAGAAATGCAGCGACATTATGTCATG TACTACGAAATGTCCTACGGGCTCAACATTGAAATGCATAAGCAG GCTGAGATTGTGAAGCGCCTCAGTGGTATCTGTGCTCAGATTATCCCCTTCCTGACGCAGGAG caCCAACAGCAGGTCCTGCAGGCCGTGGAGCGGGCCAAGCAGGTGACCGTGGGGGAGCTGAACAGCCTCATCGGC cagcagcagctccagcCGCTGTCCCACCACGCCCCCCCTGTGCCCCTCACCCCTCGCCCGGCTGGGCTGGTGGGCGGCAGTGCCACGGGGCTGCTGGCCCTGTCGGGAGCCCTGGCCGCCCAGGCTCAGCTGGCCGCGGTCGCCAAGGAGGACCGGGCAGGCGTGGAGGCCGAGGGGTCCAGAG TGGAGAGAGCCCCGAGCAGG AGTGcatccccctcacccccagagaGTGTGGCGGAAGAGGAGCGACCCAGCGGCCCGGGTGGCAATGGGAAGCAGAGAGCCGAGGAGAAGGATCTGTCGGGACCTTAT GAGAGTGATGAGGACAAGAGCGATTACAACCTGGTGGTGGACGAG GACCAACCCTCCGAGCCCCCCAGCCCAGCAACCACCCCATGTGGAAAGGCACCCATCTGCATCCCTGCCCGTCGGGACCTGGTGGACAGTCCAGCCTCCTTGGCCTCCAGCCTTGGCTCACCGCTCCCCAGAGCCAAGGAGCTCGTCTTG AACGATCTTCCTGCCGGCACCCCTGCCTCCAAGTCCTGCGACTCCTCCCCGCCCCAGGACGCGTCCACCCCTGGGCCCAGCTCCACCAGTCACCTCCGCCAGCTCGCGGCCAAGCCAGCACCTTCCACGGACAGTATTG CCCTGAGGAGTCCCCTGACCCTGTCCAGTCCCTTCACCACATCCTTCAGCCTGGGCTCCCACAGCGCCCTTAATGGGGACCTCTCTGTGCCCAGCTCCTACGTCAGCCTCCACCTGTCCCCCCAGGTCAGCGGCTCTGTGATGTATGGACGCTCCCCCATG ATGGCATTTGAGTCTCATCCACATCTCCGAGGGTCGTCCATCTCTTCCTCCCTGCCCACCATCCCTGGGGGAAAGCC GGCGTACTCCTTCCATGTGTCTGCGGACGGGCAGATGCAGCCGGTGCCCTTCCCTTCTGACGCGCTGGTGGGCGCCGGCATCCCGCGGCACGCGCGGCAGCTGCACACGCTGGCGCACGGCGAGGTGGTCTGCGCGGTCACCATCAGCGGCTCCACGCAGCATGTGTACACGGGCGGCAAGGGCTGTGTGAAGGTGTGGGACGTGGGCCAGCCGGGCGCCAAGACGCCAGTGGCCCAGCTGGACTGCCTG AACCGGGACAACTACATTCGTTCCTGCAAGCTGCTGCCGGACGGCCGGAGTCTGATAGTGGGTGGTGAGGCCAGCACCTTGTCCATCTGGGACCTGGCGGCCCCCACCCCTCGCATCAAGGCGGAGCTGACCTCCTCGGCGCCCGCCTGCTACGCCCTGGCCGTCAGCCCCGACGCCAAGGTCTGCTTTTCCTGCTGCAGCGACGGCAACATCGTGGTCTGGGACCTGCAGAACCAGACCATGGTCAG GCAATTCCAGGGCCACACGGATGGGGCCAGCTGCATCGACATTTCTGATTACGGCACTCGGCTCTGGACAGGGGGCCTGGACAACACCGTGCGCTGCTGGGACCTGCGGGAGGGCCGCCAGCTGCAGCAGCATGACTTCAGCTCCCAG ATTTTTTCCCTGGGCCACTGCCCCAACCAGGACTGGCTGGCGGTCGGCATGGAGAGCAGCAACGTGGAGATCCTGCACGTCCGAAAGCCCGAGAAATACCAGCTGCATCTTCacgagagctgtgtgctgtcccTCAAATTTGCCTCCTGTG ggCGGTGGTTCGTGAGCACCGGGAAAGACAACCTGCTCAATGCCTGGAGGACGCCATATGGAGCCAGCATCTTCCAG
- the TLE2 gene encoding transducin-like enhancer protein 2 isoform X2: MYPQGRHPTPLQSGQPFKFSILEICDRIKEEFQFLQAQYHSLKLECEKLASEKTEMQRHYVMYYEMSYGLNIEMHKQAEIVKRLSGICAQIIPFLTQEHQQQVLQAVERAKQVTVGELNSLIGQQLQPLSHHAPPVPLTPRPAGLVGGSATGLLALSGALAAQAQLAAVAKEDRAGVEAEGSRVERAPSRSASPSPPESVAEEERPSGPGGNGKQRAEEKDLSGPYESDEDKSDYNLVVDEDQPSEPPSPATTPCGKAPICIPARRDLVDSPASLASSLGSPLPRAKELVLNDLPAGTPASKSCDSSPPQDASTPGPSSTSHLRQLAAKPAPSTDSIALRSPLTLSSPFTTSFSLGSHSALNGDLSVPSSYVSLHLSPQVSGSVMYGRSPMMAFESHPHLRGSSISSSLPTIPGGKPAYSFHVSADGQMQPVPFPSDALVGAGIPRHARQLHTLAHGEVVCAVTISGSTQHVYTGGKGCVKVWDVGQPGAKTPVAQLDCLNRDNYIRSCKLLPDGRSLIVGGEASTLSIWDLAAPTPRIKAELTSSAPACYALAVSPDAKVCFSCCSDGNIVVWDLQNQTMVRQFQGHTDGASCIDISDYGTRLWTGGLDNTVRCWDLREGRQLQQHDFSSQIFSLGHCPNQDWLAVGMESSNVEILHVRKPEKYQLHLHESCVLSLKFASCGRWFVSTGKDNLLNAWRTPYGASIFQSKESSSVLSCDISGNNKYIVTGSGDKKATVYEVVY; the protein is encoded by the exons ATGTACCCCCAGGGAAGGCACCCG ACCCCGCTTCAGTCCGGCCAGCCCTTCAAGTTCTCAATCTTGGAGATCTGCGACCGCATCAAAGAAGAATTCCAGTTTCTTCAGGCTCAGTACCACAG CCTCAAGCTGGAGTGTGAGAAGTTGGCCAGTGAGAAGACAGAAATGCAGCGACATTATGTCATG TACTACGAAATGTCCTACGGGCTCAACATTGAAATGCATAAGCAG GCTGAGATTGTGAAGCGCCTCAGTGGTATCTGTGCTCAGATTATCCCCTTCCTGACGCAGGAG caCCAACAGCAGGTCCTGCAGGCCGTGGAGCGGGCCAAGCAGGTGACCGTGGGGGAGCTGAACAGCCTCATCGGC cagcagctccagcCGCTGTCCCACCACGCCCCCCCTGTGCCCCTCACCCCTCGCCCGGCTGGGCTGGTGGGCGGCAGTGCCACGGGGCTGCTGGCCCTGTCGGGAGCCCTGGCCGCCCAGGCTCAGCTGGCCGCGGTCGCCAAGGAGGACCGGGCAGGCGTGGAGGCCGAGGGGTCCAGAG TGGAGAGAGCCCCGAGCAGG AGTGcatccccctcacccccagagaGTGTGGCGGAAGAGGAGCGACCCAGCGGCCCGGGTGGCAATGGGAAGCAGAGAGCCGAGGAGAAGGATCTGTCGGGACCTTAT GAGAGTGATGAGGACAAGAGCGATTACAACCTGGTGGTGGACGAG GACCAACCCTCCGAGCCCCCCAGCCCAGCAACCACCCCATGTGGAAAGGCACCCATCTGCATCCCTGCCCGTCGGGACCTGGTGGACAGTCCAGCCTCCTTGGCCTCCAGCCTTGGCTCACCGCTCCCCAGAGCCAAGGAGCTCGTCTTG AACGATCTTCCTGCCGGCACCCCTGCCTCCAAGTCCTGCGACTCCTCCCCGCCCCAGGACGCGTCCACCCCTGGGCCCAGCTCCACCAGTCACCTCCGCCAGCTCGCGGCCAAGCCAGCACCTTCCACGGACAGTATTG CCCTGAGGAGTCCCCTGACCCTGTCCAGTCCCTTCACCACATCCTTCAGCCTGGGCTCCCACAGCGCCCTTAATGGGGACCTCTCTGTGCCCAGCTCCTACGTCAGCCTCCACCTGTCCCCCCAGGTCAGCGGCTCTGTGATGTATGGACGCTCCCCCATG ATGGCATTTGAGTCTCATCCACATCTCCGAGGGTCGTCCATCTCTTCCTCCCTGCCCACCATCCCTGGGGGAAAGCC GGCGTACTCCTTCCATGTGTCTGCGGACGGGCAGATGCAGCCGGTGCCCTTCCCTTCTGACGCGCTGGTGGGCGCCGGCATCCCGCGGCACGCGCGGCAGCTGCACACGCTGGCGCACGGCGAGGTGGTCTGCGCGGTCACCATCAGCGGCTCCACGCAGCATGTGTACACGGGCGGCAAGGGCTGTGTGAAGGTGTGGGACGTGGGCCAGCCGGGCGCCAAGACGCCAGTGGCCCAGCTGGACTGCCTG AACCGGGACAACTACATTCGTTCCTGCAAGCTGCTGCCGGACGGCCGGAGTCTGATAGTGGGTGGTGAGGCCAGCACCTTGTCCATCTGGGACCTGGCGGCCCCCACCCCTCGCATCAAGGCGGAGCTGACCTCCTCGGCGCCCGCCTGCTACGCCCTGGCCGTCAGCCCCGACGCCAAGGTCTGCTTTTCCTGCTGCAGCGACGGCAACATCGTGGTCTGGGACCTGCAGAACCAGACCATGGTCAG GCAATTCCAGGGCCACACGGATGGGGCCAGCTGCATCGACATTTCTGATTACGGCACTCGGCTCTGGACAGGGGGCCTGGACAACACCGTGCGCTGCTGGGACCTGCGGGAGGGCCGCCAGCTGCAGCAGCATGACTTCAGCTCCCAG ATTTTTTCCCTGGGCCACTGCCCCAACCAGGACTGGCTGGCGGTCGGCATGGAGAGCAGCAACGTGGAGATCCTGCACGTCCGAAAGCCCGAGAAATACCAGCTGCATCTTCacgagagctgtgtgctgtcccTCAAATTTGCCTCCTGTG ggCGGTGGTTCGTGAGCACCGGGAAAGACAACCTGCTCAATGCCTGGAGGACGCCATATGGAGCCAGCATCTTCCAG
- the TLE2 gene encoding transducin-like enhancer protein 2 isoform X3, which produces MYPQGRHPTPLQSGQPFKFSILEICDRIKEEFQFLQAQYHSLKLECEKLASEKTEMQRHYVMYYEMSYGLNIEMHKQAEIVKRLSGICAQIIPFLTQEHQQQVLQAVERAKQVTVGELNSLIGQQQLQPLSHHAPPVPLTPRPAGLVGGSATGLLALSGALAAQAQLAAVAKEDRAGVEAEGSRVERAPSRSASPSPPESVAEEERPSGPGGNGKQRAEEKDLSGPYESDEDKSDYNLVVDEDQPSEPPSPATTPCGKAPICIPARRDLVDSPASLASSLGSPLPRAKELVLNDLPAGTPASKSCDSSPPQDASTPGPSSTSHLRQLAAKPAPSTDSIALRSPLTLSSPFTTSFSLGSHSALNGDLSVPSSYVSLHLSPQVSGSVMYGRSPMMAFESHPHLRGSSISSSLPTIPGGKPAYSFHVSADGQMQPVPFPSDALVGAGIPRHARQLHTLAHGEVVCAVTISGSTQHVYTGGKGCVKNRDNYIRSCKLLPDGRSLIVGGEASTLSIWDLAAPTPRIKAELTSSAPACYALAVSPDAKVCFSCCSDGNIVVWDLQNQTMVRQFQGHTDGASCIDISDYGTRLWTGGLDNTVRCWDLREGRQLQQHDFSSQIFSLGHCPNQDWLAVGMESSNVEILHVRKPEKYQLHLHESCVLSLKFASCGRWFVSTGKDNLLNAWRTPYGASIFQSKESSSVLSCDISGNNKYIVTGSGDKKATVYEVVY; this is translated from the exons ATGTACCCCCAGGGAAGGCACCCG ACCCCGCTTCAGTCCGGCCAGCCCTTCAAGTTCTCAATCTTGGAGATCTGCGACCGCATCAAAGAAGAATTCCAGTTTCTTCAGGCTCAGTACCACAG CCTCAAGCTGGAGTGTGAGAAGTTGGCCAGTGAGAAGACAGAAATGCAGCGACATTATGTCATG TACTACGAAATGTCCTACGGGCTCAACATTGAAATGCATAAGCAG GCTGAGATTGTGAAGCGCCTCAGTGGTATCTGTGCTCAGATTATCCCCTTCCTGACGCAGGAG caCCAACAGCAGGTCCTGCAGGCCGTGGAGCGGGCCAAGCAGGTGACCGTGGGGGAGCTGAACAGCCTCATCGGC cagcagcagctccagcCGCTGTCCCACCACGCCCCCCCTGTGCCCCTCACCCCTCGCCCGGCTGGGCTGGTGGGCGGCAGTGCCACGGGGCTGCTGGCCCTGTCGGGAGCCCTGGCCGCCCAGGCTCAGCTGGCCGCGGTCGCCAAGGAGGACCGGGCAGGCGTGGAGGCCGAGGGGTCCAGAG TGGAGAGAGCCCCGAGCAGG AGTGcatccccctcacccccagagaGTGTGGCGGAAGAGGAGCGACCCAGCGGCCCGGGTGGCAATGGGAAGCAGAGAGCCGAGGAGAAGGATCTGTCGGGACCTTAT GAGAGTGATGAGGACAAGAGCGATTACAACCTGGTGGTGGACGAG GACCAACCCTCCGAGCCCCCCAGCCCAGCAACCACCCCATGTGGAAAGGCACCCATCTGCATCCCTGCCCGTCGGGACCTGGTGGACAGTCCAGCCTCCTTGGCCTCCAGCCTTGGCTCACCGCTCCCCAGAGCCAAGGAGCTCGTCTTG AACGATCTTCCTGCCGGCACCCCTGCCTCCAAGTCCTGCGACTCCTCCCCGCCCCAGGACGCGTCCACCCCTGGGCCCAGCTCCACCAGTCACCTCCGCCAGCTCGCGGCCAAGCCAGCACCTTCCACGGACAGTATTG CCCTGAGGAGTCCCCTGACCCTGTCCAGTCCCTTCACCACATCCTTCAGCCTGGGCTCCCACAGCGCCCTTAATGGGGACCTCTCTGTGCCCAGCTCCTACGTCAGCCTCCACCTGTCCCCCCAGGTCAGCGGCTCTGTGATGTATGGACGCTCCCCCATG ATGGCATTTGAGTCTCATCCACATCTCCGAGGGTCGTCCATCTCTTCCTCCCTGCCCACCATCCCTGGGGGAAAGCC GGCGTACTCCTTCCATGTGTCTGCGGACGGGCAGATGCAGCCGGTGCCCTTCCCTTCTGACGCGCTGGTGGGCGCCGGCATCCCGCGGCACGCGCGGCAGCTGCACACGCTGGCGCACGGCGAGGTGGTCTGCGCGGTCACCATCAGCGGCTCCACGCAGCATGTGTACACGGGCGGCAAGGGCTGTGTGAAG AACCGGGACAACTACATTCGTTCCTGCAAGCTGCTGCCGGACGGCCGGAGTCTGATAGTGGGTGGTGAGGCCAGCACCTTGTCCATCTGGGACCTGGCGGCCCCCACCCCTCGCATCAAGGCGGAGCTGACCTCCTCGGCGCCCGCCTGCTACGCCCTGGCCGTCAGCCCCGACGCCAAGGTCTGCTTTTCCTGCTGCAGCGACGGCAACATCGTGGTCTGGGACCTGCAGAACCAGACCATGGTCAG GCAATTCCAGGGCCACACGGATGGGGCCAGCTGCATCGACATTTCTGATTACGGCACTCGGCTCTGGACAGGGGGCCTGGACAACACCGTGCGCTGCTGGGACCTGCGGGAGGGCCGCCAGCTGCAGCAGCATGACTTCAGCTCCCAG ATTTTTTCCCTGGGCCACTGCCCCAACCAGGACTGGCTGGCGGTCGGCATGGAGAGCAGCAACGTGGAGATCCTGCACGTCCGAAAGCCCGAGAAATACCAGCTGCATCTTCacgagagctgtgtgctgtcccTCAAATTTGCCTCCTGTG ggCGGTGGTTCGTGAGCACCGGGAAAGACAACCTGCTCAATGCCTGGAGGACGCCATATGGAGCCAGCATCTTCCAG